Proteins encoded within one genomic window of Spiribacter curvatus:
- the folP gene encoding dihydropteroate synthase: protein MLSLHRPQVMGVLNVTPDSFSDGGRFVGASAAIEHAQAMQAAGAAIIDIGGESTRPGSTGVSIQAELDRVIPVIEALNDSVDLPLSVDTSKPAVMAASARAGAGLINDVMALRRPGALEAARDTGLPVCLMHMQGTPATMQDNPVYDDVVAEVRAFLQERLTAAQEAGIPAGKLLVDPGFGFGKRDPHNAKLLAELPAIGELGFPVLTGLSRKSLVGRVLGRALPDRLAGSIAAAALASWKGAAIVRAHDVAETVDAVNLMEYVRAQGGSD, encoded by the coding sequence ATGCTGTCATTGCACCGCCCCCAGGTGATGGGCGTTCTTAATGTCACCCCCGATTCCTTCTCGGACGGGGGTCGTTTCGTTGGGGCATCGGCGGCCATCGAGCATGCGCAGGCCATGCAGGCCGCCGGGGCCGCCATTATCGATATCGGCGGCGAATCCACCCGGCCCGGTTCCACTGGCGTCTCCATTCAGGCAGAGCTTGACCGGGTCATTCCGGTGATCGAGGCGCTGAACGACAGCGTCGATCTGCCACTGTCCGTGGACACCTCCAAACCGGCGGTGATGGCGGCGTCTGCCAGGGCGGGGGCTGGGCTGATCAATGATGTCATGGCGCTGCGCCGGCCCGGCGCGCTGGAAGCGGCGCGGGACACAGGATTACCCGTGTGTCTGATGCACATGCAGGGGACGCCGGCCACCATGCAGGACAACCCTGTCTACGACGATGTGGTCGCCGAGGTTCGTGCTTTTCTCCAGGAACGACTCACTGCTGCCCAGGAGGCAGGTATCCCAGCGGGTAAGCTGTTGGTCGATCCCGGTTTTGGGTTTGGCAAGCGCGATCCGCATAATGCGAAGCTATTGGCGGAATTGCCGGCGATTGGTGAACTCGGTTTCCCGGTGCTGACCGGCCTATCCCGCAAGTCACTGGTGGGCCGAGTGCTGGGGCGGGCATTGCCCGACCGGCTCGCCGGCAGTATTGCCGCGGCGGCATTGGCCAGTTGGAAGGGGGCGGCAATCGTGCGCGCCCACGATGTCGCGGAAACCGTTGATGCGGTCAATTTGATGGAATATGTCCGGGCGCAGGGCGGGAGTGATTGA
- the glmM gene encoding phosphoglucosamine mutase: protein MTRRYFGTDGIRGRVGEPPITADFMLKLGWAAGRMISQREGSGEVLIGKDTRLSNYMFESALESGLSAAGIDIRLLGPMPTPGIAYLTRTLGASAGIVISASHNSHHDNGIKFFSGDGFKLDDEAEKAIEANIDRPLETVDSAALGKATRLMDAPGRYIEFCKASLPAGVDLRGCRLVVDCANGAAYQVAPAVFEELGATVIKRGTQPDGLNINVGCGSTQPRGLQQAVIEHNADAGIALDGDGDRVIMVDHRGEVLDGDQLLWIIARSRSAQGTLAGPVVGTQMSNLGLEQALQSMGVAFHRARVGDRYVLEMLLAEQGVLGGESSGHIVCLDRTTTGDGTVSALQVLSAAIAAGRPLAELAAGMTRMPQHMINVPIARASRPMRDSRITAAVETLETQLGERGRVLLRPSGTEPVLRVMVEGEDADQVRAQAQALAAEVEAFCGAPNHADAEAN from the coding sequence ATGACGCGGCGATACTTCGGAACGGACGGGATCCGCGGGCGGGTCGGTGAGCCACCAATCACCGCGGATTTCATGCTCAAGCTCGGCTGGGCGGCGGGTCGGATGATCAGTCAGCGCGAGGGCTCGGGCGAGGTCCTGATTGGAAAGGATACCCGGCTGTCGAACTATATGTTCGAGTCGGCGCTTGAGTCCGGACTGTCCGCCGCCGGTATCGATATCCGCCTGCTCGGTCCGATGCCGACACCCGGGATCGCTTATCTGACGCGCACGCTGGGGGCCAGTGCAGGCATCGTGATCAGTGCCTCGCACAACAGCCATCATGACAACGGCATCAAGTTCTTCTCCGGCGACGGATTCAAGCTCGATGACGAGGCCGAAAAGGCTATTGAGGCAAACATCGACCGACCGCTTGAAACGGTCGATTCCGCCGCGCTCGGCAAGGCGACCCGACTGATGGACGCCCCGGGGCGTTACATCGAGTTCTGTAAGGCATCCCTCCCGGCCGGGGTCGACCTCCGTGGCTGCAGACTTGTCGTGGATTGCGCGAATGGGGCGGCCTACCAGGTCGCACCTGCGGTATTCGAGGAGCTCGGCGCCACGGTCATCAAGCGTGGTACGCAGCCTGATGGCCTGAACATCAATGTCGGTTGTGGGTCGACGCAGCCTCGCGGACTCCAGCAGGCGGTGATCGAGCACAATGCCGACGCCGGAATCGCGCTGGATGGCGATGGCGATCGGGTCATTATGGTCGACCACCGCGGTGAGGTCCTCGATGGGGATCAGCTGCTGTGGATCATCGCCCGCAGCCGCTCCGCCCAGGGCACGCTGGCCGGCCCAGTGGTCGGAACACAGATGAGCAATCTCGGTCTCGAGCAGGCGCTGCAGTCCATGGGCGTCGCTTTCCACCGGGCGCGGGTCGGCGATCGTTACGTCCTGGAGATGCTCCTGGCCGAGCAGGGCGTGCTCGGCGGTGAGTCCTCCGGCCATATCGTCTGCCTTGATCGGACGACCACTGGCGACGGTACCGTTTCTGCGTTGCAGGTTCTCAGTGCGGCCATTGCCGCCGGTCGACCGCTCGCTGAACTGGCGGCGGGTATGACGCGGATGCCGCAGCACATGATCAACGTCCCCATCGCCCGCGCCAGTCGGCCGATGCGCGACAGCCGCATCACGGCTGCCGTCGAGACCCTTGAAACGCAACTGGGTGAGCGCGGGCGCGTGCTGTTGCGACCTTCCGGGACCGAGCCGGTGCTACGGGTCATGGTGGAGGGTGAGGATGCCGATCAGGTGCGGGCGCAGGCGCAGGCCCTGGCCGCGGAGGTCGAGGCGTTCTGCGGGGCACCCAATCACGCGGACGCCGAGGCGAATTGA
- the tpiA gene encoding triose-phosphate isomerase: MRTPLIAGNWKMNGLSADARTLAEAVSDGVQATEGVETVVCPPFVHLPLVRAVLGNRVALGAQNCADAPTGARTGEVSASMLADLGVGYVILGHSERRQYYGEDEALIAARYAEALAHGLRPILCVGETLAEREADRTEAVVANQLHGVIDRLDAEVGLGNGVIAYEPVWAIGTGHTATAQQAQAMHAFIRQTLALRDSLLAERMQLLYGGSMKAANAAELLAEPDIDGGLIGGASLKPDDFVAICAAAARG; encoded by the coding sequence ATGCGGACGCCGCTGATCGCCGGTAACTGGAAGATGAACGGTCTGAGCGCCGACGCACGGACGCTGGCCGAGGCCGTCAGCGACGGGGTGCAGGCAACTGAGGGCGTGGAAACGGTGGTGTGCCCACCGTTCGTCCACTTGCCTCTGGTTCGGGCGGTATTGGGCAACCGCGTGGCGCTGGGCGCCCAGAACTGTGCCGATGCACCAACGGGCGCACGGACGGGCGAAGTATCGGCGTCGATGCTTGCTGATCTGGGTGTTGGCTATGTCATCCTTGGGCACTCGGAGCGGCGGCAGTATTACGGCGAGGACGAGGCGCTGATCGCCGCCCGCTATGCCGAGGCACTCGCACACGGCCTGCGGCCGATCCTCTGTGTCGGTGAGACGCTGGCGGAGCGCGAGGCGGATCGGACTGAGGCCGTGGTAGCGAACCAGCTCCATGGTGTGATCGACCGGCTTGATGCCGAAGTCGGTCTCGGTAATGGGGTGATTGCCTACGAACCGGTCTGGGCGATCGGCACCGGGCACACGGCGACAGCGCAGCAGGCCCAGGCGATGCACGCGTTCATCCGCCAGACGCTCGCCTTGCGTGATTCGTTGCTGGCGGAGCGGATGCAGCTCCTCTACGGTGGCAGCATGAAGGCCGCCAATGCAGCAGAGCTGCTGGCTGAGCCAGACATTGACGGTGGCCTCATCGGCGGCGCGTCGCTTAAACCGGATGATTTCGTGGCCATCTGTGCCGCGGCAGCGCGGGGCTGA
- the secG gene encoding preprotein translocase subunit SecG — protein MYTIVLAIHLGLALVLIGVVLLQHGKGADAGAAFGSGASNTVFGARGAASFLGRLTGILGVGFFATSLTLAIMAGTFSSGGSVVDGSDSEAPTVTDSAPAPSSGAADESGDASAPAPAPD, from the coding sequence ATGTACACGATTGTTCTGGCGATCCATCTCGGACTCGCACTGGTGTTGATTGGCGTTGTCCTGCTGCAGCACGGCAAGGGCGCGGATGCGGGCGCGGCCTTTGGCAGTGGCGCCTCCAATACCGTGTTCGGCGCGCGCGGCGCCGCCTCATTTCTCGGGCGGTTGACCGGTATCCTCGGGGTCGGGTTTTTCGCGACCAGCCTGACACTCGCCATCATGGCTGGCACGTTCAGCAGCGGTGGGAGCGTGGTCGACGGTTCGGACTCGGAAGCGCCGACGGTCACGGACAGTGCGCCTGCGCCTTCGAGCGGCGCCGCTGATGAGTCGGGTGACGCATCCGCGCCAGCGCCGGCGCCGGACTGA
- a CDS encoding NADH-quinone oxidoreductase subunit A, which translates to MIESYLPVLVFIAIAMGIGIVPLAAGFILAPRRPDHDKLSPYECGFEAFEDSRMQFDVRYYLVAILFIIFDLEIAFLFPWAIVLDEIGLFGYGAMAIFIGVLLVGFLYEWKKGALEWE; encoded by the coding sequence ATGATCGAGAGCTATCTGCCTGTCCTCGTTTTTATCGCGATCGCCATGGGGATTGGCATCGTGCCGCTCGCCGCAGGCTTTATCCTCGCACCCAGGCGGCCTGACCACGACAAGCTGTCGCCCTACGAATGCGGGTTCGAGGCGTTCGAGGATTCGCGCATGCAGTTTGACGTGCGCTATTACCTCGTCGCGATACTGTTCATTATCTTTGACCTGGAGATCGCTTTTCTCTTCCCCTGGGCCATCGTGCTCGATGAGATCGGGTTGTTCGGCTACGGGGCGATGGCGATATTCATCGGCGTTCTGCTGGTCGGTTTCCTCTACGAATGGAAGAAGGGGGCTCTGGAATGGGAATAG
- a CDS encoding NuoB/complex I 20 kDa subunit family protein — MGIEGALDKGFVTTSADKLINWARTGSLWPMTFGLACCAVEMMHAGAARYDMDRLGLIFRPSPRQSDVMIVAGTLVNKMAPALRRVYDQMPDPKWVISMGSCANGGGYYHYSYSVTRGCDRIVPVDIYVPGCPPTAEALLYGVVQLQNKIHRTNTIAR, encoded by the coding sequence ATGGGAATAGAAGGTGCTCTCGATAAGGGCTTTGTAACGACGTCCGCCGACAAGCTCATCAACTGGGCCCGGACAGGCTCGCTCTGGCCGATGACCTTCGGTCTGGCCTGTTGTGCGGTGGAAATGATGCACGCTGGAGCGGCGCGCTACGACATGGATCGCCTTGGGTTGATCTTCCGGCCTTCACCGCGCCAGTCGGACGTGATGATCGTCGCCGGGACGCTGGTCAACAAGATGGCGCCCGCCCTTCGGCGTGTCTACGATCAGATGCCTGACCCGAAATGGGTCATCTCCATGGGGTCCTGCGCGAACGGCGGCGGTTATTACCACTACTCGTACTCAGTCACGCGGGGCTGTGACCGGATTGTACCGGTGGACATCTACGTGCCGGGGTGTCCCCCGACCGCTGAAGCCCTGCTCTATGGAGTGGTGCAGCTGCAGAACAAGATCCACCGCACCAATACGATTGCACGCTAG
- a CDS encoding NADH-quinone oxidoreductase subunit C, translating to MASTAEKVLDRARASLGEWVVASRCEYGEAEVEVAPSNLYAAMQRLRDDSSLAFSQLLDIAGVDYAAYGQDEWITEDATSTGFSRGVDGFSTGRLGLTGIYGIQPVQESTGRRFAAVYHLLSVEYNHRLRVRCFAADDDLPMLDSIVPLWASANWQERESFDLFGIIFNGHPDLRRILTDYGFVGHPFRKDFPLIGNVEVRYDENRGRVVYEPVSIEPRVLVPRVIRDDNRYADPSKQEASDA from the coding sequence ATGGCTTCGACGGCGGAAAAGGTTCTCGACAGAGCGCGGGCGTCGCTCGGCGAATGGGTGGTTGCGAGCCGCTGTGAGTATGGCGAGGCCGAGGTCGAAGTTGCGCCATCCAATCTGTACGCGGCCATGCAGCGTCTGCGTGACGATTCCTCGCTCGCTTTCAGCCAGCTGCTAGATATTGCGGGCGTCGATTATGCCGCCTATGGGCAGGATGAGTGGATCACGGAAGATGCCACCAGCACCGGCTTCAGTCGCGGCGTTGATGGCTTCAGTACCGGTCGGCTGGGTCTGACTGGCATCTATGGGATACAGCCGGTGCAGGAGAGCACCGGACGACGCTTTGCCGCGGTCTACCACCTTCTGTCGGTCGAATATAACCACCGCCTGCGCGTGCGCTGTTTTGCCGCGGATGACGATCTGCCAATGCTGGATTCGATCGTACCCCTGTGGGCTTCGGCAAACTGGCAGGAGCGCGAGTCGTTTGATCTGTTCGGGATTATTTTCAACGGTCATCCGGACCTGCGTCGCATCCTCACCGATTACGGATTCGTCGGTCATCCGTTCCGCAAGGATTTCCCGCTGATCGGCAATGTCGAAGTACGGTACGACGAAAATCGGGGTCGGGTGGTCTATGAGCCGGTCTCCATCGAGCCGCGGGTGCTGGTGCCAAGAGTGATCCGGGACGATAACCGCTACGCCGACCCCTCCAAGCAGGAGGCATCCGATGCCTGA
- a CDS encoding NADH-quinone oxidoreductase subunit D, which yields MPEISSYTVNFGPQHPAAHGVLRLVLEMDGEVVRHADPHIGLLHRATEKLAETKPFNQSIGYMDRLDYVSMMCNEHAYVLAIEKLLGIRPPERAQYIRVMFDEITRILNHLLWIGAHGLDVGAMTVFLYAFKEREELMDLYEAVSGTRMHATYYRPGGVYRDLPDRMPKYRDSEYRSEKDLKRMNADRQGSMLDFIDAFCDRFSGTIDELETLLTDNRIWKQRLVDVAVVSPERALQLGFTGPMLRGSGVEWDLRRKQPYEVYDRMDFEIPVGTNGDCYDRYLVRMEELRQSVRIIRQCSDWLRRNEGPVILGDHKVVPPSREEMKDDMESLIHHFKLFTEGYCTPAGEVYASVEAPKGEFGAYIVSDGANKPYRLKLRAPGFAHMSAMDEMVSGHMLADVVTVMGTMDIVFGEVDR from the coding sequence ATGCCTGAGATCAGTAGCTATACCGTCAACTTCGGTCCACAGCATCCGGCGGCGCATGGCGTTCTGCGCCTGGTGCTGGAGATGGATGGTGAGGTCGTGCGGCACGCCGATCCCCATATTGGGTTGCTCCATCGGGCAACGGAAAAGCTCGCCGAGACCAAGCCGTTCAATCAGAGCATCGGTTACATGGACCGGCTCGACTACGTGTCGATGATGTGCAACGAGCACGCCTACGTACTGGCCATCGAAAAGCTCCTCGGCATCAGGCCGCCGGAGCGGGCGCAGTACATCCGTGTGATGTTCGACGAGATTACGCGCATTCTCAATCACCTGCTCTGGATCGGCGCCCATGGGCTCGACGTCGGTGCGATGACCGTCTTCCTCTACGCCTTCAAGGAGCGTGAGGAGCTGATGGACCTCTATGAGGCGGTCAGCGGAACGCGCATGCACGCCACGTATTACCGGCCGGGCGGTGTCTATCGTGATCTCCCCGACCGTATGCCCAAGTACCGGGATTCTGAGTACCGCAGCGAGAAGGATCTCAAGCGCATGAATGCTGACCGGCAGGGCAGCATGCTCGATTTCATCGATGCGTTCTGTGACCGTTTCTCGGGGACGATCGACGAGCTTGAAACCCTGCTGACGGATAATCGCATCTGGAAGCAGCGCCTGGTCGATGTCGCCGTGGTGTCCCCCGAGCGGGCCCTGCAACTCGGCTTTACCGGGCCGATGCTGCGCGGTTCGGGCGTTGAATGGGACCTGCGCCGCAAGCAGCCCTACGAGGTCTATGACCGCATGGATTTCGAGATTCCGGTCGGGACCAATGGCGACTGTTACGACCGCTATCTGGTCCGGATGGAGGAGCTGCGCCAGTCAGTGCGGATCATCCGTCAATGTTCGGATTGGCTGCGCCGCAATGAGGGGCCGGTGATCCTGGGGGACCACAAGGTCGTCCCGCCCAGCCGTGAAGAGATGAAAGACGACATGGAGTCACTCATTCATCACTTCAAGCTCTTCACCGAGGGGTACTGCACGCCCGCCGGCGAGGTTTATGCCTCCGTCGAAGCGCCCAAGGGCGAGTTTGGCGCCTATATCGTGTCCGACGGCGCCAATAAACCCTATCGGCTCAAACTGCGCGCGCCCGGCTTTGCCCACATGTCCGCGATGGATGAGATGGTGAGTGGCCATATGCTGGCGGATGTGGTGACCGTCATGGGGACTATGGATATCGTTTTCGGAGAGGTGGATCGGTGA
- the nuoE gene encoding NADH-quinone oxidoreductase subunit NuoE, whose translation MSSTEESIETGLTDAEREEIERWAGQFPDTPAGRRSAVIPALHIVQHNSGWLSRARMDAVADHLGMPPARVYEVATFYGMFEVEPGGRHRVNICTNISCMLRGSDEIVEYVEKKLGISLGETTSDGRITLKREEECLAACRGAPMMLVDEAFHTDLTPEKIDRILDDLE comes from the coding sequence GTGAGCAGTACCGAAGAGTCGATCGAGACCGGGCTGACGGATGCCGAGCGCGAGGAGATCGAGCGCTGGGCCGGGCAGTTTCCGGATACGCCGGCAGGCCGCCGGTCGGCAGTGATCCCTGCCCTGCATATCGTGCAGCACAACAGCGGTTGGCTGTCGCGGGCACGAATGGACGCTGTCGCAGACCACCTGGGTATGCCGCCGGCACGGGTCTACGAGGTGGCGACATTCTACGGGATGTTTGAGGTCGAACCTGGTGGCCGTCACCGGGTCAATATATGTACCAACATTTCGTGCATGCTTCGGGGGTCGGACGAGATTGTCGAGTATGTGGAGAAAAAGCTGGGCATCAGTCTGGGTGAAACGACGAGTGATGGCCGCATCACGCTCAAGCGCGAGGAGGAGTGTCTGGCTGCCTGCCGGGGCGCGCCCATGATGCTCGTGGACGAGGCTTTTCACACCGATCTGACCCCGGAGAAAATCGACCGAATTCTCGACGACCTGGAGTAG
- the nuoF gene encoding NADH-quinone oxidoreductase subunit NuoF → MTNVCYTTLQFDEPWTLESYRAVGGYQALEKVLRDGMSQEDIIETVKSANLRGRGGAGFPAGIKWSFMPRNAPGAKYLLVNSDESEPGTCKDRDILRYNPHALIEGMIIAGYAMGAEIGYNYMRGEFIKEPNVRMEQAVREAREAGYLGRDIMGSGVSFEVYNYVGAGAYICGEESALMESIEGKKGMPRNKPPFPAQSGIYGRPTTINNTETIASVPAIIRNGADWFLELGKPNNGGVKIFSVSGHVEKPGNFEVPLGTPFRDLLEMAGGVWKGRRLKAVIPGGSSMPMIPGDQMMDLTMDYDALMEAGSALGSGGVVVMDETTDMVRALLCISRFYYAESCGQCTPCREGTGWMYRVIKRIYEGNGRPEDLELLDSAAGQIAGHTICAFGEASAWPVQGVLKHWRHEFEHYIEHKRSIVEAAA, encoded by the coding sequence ATGACCAACGTCTGCTACACGACACTGCAATTCGACGAGCCCTGGACGCTCGAGAGCTACCGGGCAGTCGGTGGCTATCAGGCGCTTGAGAAGGTGCTTCGCGACGGGATGAGTCAGGAAGACATCATCGAAACGGTGAAGTCGGCCAACCTGCGCGGGCGCGGAGGCGCTGGATTTCCGGCGGGCATCAAATGGAGCTTCATGCCCCGCAATGCCCCGGGCGCGAAATACCTGCTGGTCAATTCGGACGAGTCCGAGCCCGGTACCTGCAAGGATCGTGACATCCTGCGCTACAACCCCCACGCCCTGATCGAGGGGATGATCATCGCGGGTTATGCCATGGGTGCGGAGATTGGCTACAACTACATGCGCGGCGAGTTCATCAAAGAGCCCAACGTGCGTATGGAGCAGGCCGTCCGCGAGGCCCGTGAGGCGGGCTATCTGGGCCGCGACATCATGGGGTCCGGAGTCAGCTTCGAGGTCTACAACTATGTCGGCGCCGGGGCTTACATCTGCGGTGAAGAGTCGGCCCTGATGGAATCGATCGAGGGCAAGAAGGGGATGCCGCGCAACAAGCCGCCATTCCCCGCGCAGTCGGGTATCTACGGACGCCCGACGACCATCAACAACACCGAGACCATCGCCTCGGTCCCCGCGATCATCCGCAATGGCGCTGACTGGTTCCTCGAGCTCGGTAAGCCCAACAATGGGGGCGTGAAGATATTTTCCGTATCAGGCCATGTGGAGAAGCCGGGTAACTTCGAGGTTCCGCTGGGCACGCCATTCCGTGATCTGCTGGAGATGGCCGGCGGCGTGTGGAAGGGACGTCGCCTCAAGGCGGTGATTCCCGGTGGCTCGTCGATGCCGATGATCCCCGGTGACCAGATGATGGATCTGACCATGGACTACGACGCGCTGATGGAAGCCGGTTCAGCACTCGGGTCAGGCGGTGTCGTTGTGATGGACGAGACCACGGACATGGTTCGGGCGCTACTCTGCATCAGCCGCTTCTACTACGCCGAATCCTGCGGGCAGTGTACGCCATGTCGCGAAGGCACTGGCTGGATGTATCGGGTCATCAAGCGGATCTATGAGGGCAACGGGCGCCCGGAGGATCTCGAGCTGCTGGACTCCGCGGCTGGTCAGATCGCCGGGCATACGATCTGCGCCTTTGGTGAGGCGTCGGCCTGGCCGGTTCAGGGCGTGCTCAAACACTGGCGTCATGAATTCGAGCACTACATCGAGCACAAGCGATCCATCGTCGAGGCCGCCGCATGA
- the nuoG gene encoding NADH-quinone oxidoreductase subunit NuoG, translated as MSAEVKTQNPETVSLTIDGQSIEAPKGASLISVADEHGIDIPRFCYHSKLSAPANCRMCLVDIEMNGRPAPKPLPACITTVADGMVVQTTSERALKAQRGVMEFLLINHPLDCPICDQGGECELQDLALGYGRSVSRFSERKRVVEDEDLGPLIATEMTRCIHCTRCVRFLDEIAGTSELGAMYRGEHTEIGTLVGTGVHSELSGNIIDLCPVGALTSQPYRYTARAWEMLSHASIAPHDCLGSNIDLHQVRGTVKRVVPRDNESVNECWISDRDRFSYEGIYSEQRLTEPQIRENGEWQSVDWQTAIEAAANALRDVVGRHGGEALGSLVSPSSTLEEMYLLAQLTRALGSHNIDCRLRRADFRDGVEHAGFAGLETAVADLETLDAALIIGGYPRHEQPLINHRLRKAARAGGDVMALNPRAFDWNIPLGVEHVVPSTEMPVALAAVARAVARHKRIDEPEDLDQWLGARAPDEQAERIASALVGDGRRALLLGGLADSHPAGAELRYLAGVIARLTGADYGELTPGANTAGGWLAGAVPNRRADGQATNGLDRAAMLSSPRSGYVLLNVEPEHDFFDGAEAIQALAASETLVAMSAYDSPALRAHADVLLPVATLGETAGTLINAEGRWQTFAGVGYPQGDARPAWRLLRVLANVLELDGFEYQAPDEIHREVQALAAGSGVARPSVAVTASAPAVDGLTRIGYPAMFGVDALTRHAESLQQTDHAAAASAVLNPADARRLGVASADTVAVQQGGDRRTLPLSVSDDIPVGSVWIPAGVEGSEGLGALMGPIEVAAAGAGE; from the coding sequence ATGAGCGCAGAAGTCAAGACACAGAACCCGGAGACGGTCAGTCTCACCATCGATGGGCAGTCGATCGAGGCACCCAAGGGCGCATCGCTGATCTCGGTGGCCGATGAGCACGGGATTGATATCCCGCGCTTTTGCTATCACAGCAAGCTCTCGGCGCCGGCGAACTGCCGGATGTGCCTGGTCGATATCGAGATGAACGGTCGGCCGGCACCGAAACCGCTGCCAGCCTGCATCACCACCGTGGCGGATGGCATGGTCGTGCAGACGACCTCTGAGCGGGCCCTGAAGGCCCAGCGCGGGGTCATGGAGTTTCTGCTCATCAATCACCCACTCGACTGCCCGATCTGTGATCAGGGCGGAGAGTGTGAGCTGCAGGATCTGGCGCTCGGCTACGGCCGGAGTGTGTCACGGTTCTCGGAGCGCAAGCGCGTGGTCGAGGACGAGGATCTGGGGCCATTGATCGCTACGGAGATGACGCGCTGCATCCACTGCACGCGCTGTGTCCGTTTCCTCGACGAGATCGCCGGCACCTCTGAGCTCGGTGCGATGTACCGCGGCGAGCACACCGAGATCGGAACACTGGTGGGCACCGGCGTTCACTCGGAGCTCTCCGGGAATATCATCGATCTCTGCCCGGTGGGGGCACTTACCTCCCAGCCCTATCGATACACCGCGCGTGCCTGGGAGATGCTCAGCCACGCCAGCATCGCGCCGCATGACTGTCTTGGCTCGAATATCGATCTCCATCAGGTCCGCGGTACCGTCAAGCGCGTCGTCCCCCGTGACAACGAGTCGGTCAACGAGTGCTGGATCAGCGATCGTGACCGGTTTTCGTACGAGGGTATCTACAGCGAGCAGCGCCTGACCGAGCCCCAGATCCGGGAAAACGGGGAGTGGCAGAGCGTCGACTGGCAGACAGCGATCGAAGCGGCCGCCAATGCGCTGCGTGATGTCGTCGGGCGGCATGGCGGCGAGGCACTCGGCTCGCTGGTCTCGCCGTCCTCGACGCTTGAGGAAATGTATCTTCTCGCACAGCTCACCCGTGCGCTCGGCAGTCACAACATTGACTGCCGGCTGCGGCGCGCCGATTTCCGCGACGGTGTGGAGCATGCAGGCTTTGCCGGACTGGAGACGGCGGTCGCCGATCTGGAAACACTTGACGCGGCACTCATCATCGGTGGTTATCCACGTCACGAGCAGCCGTTGATCAATCATCGACTGCGCAAGGCGGCGCGTGCCGGCGGGGATGTGATGGCCCTGAATCCCCGCGCCTTCGACTGGAATATCCCACTCGGTGTGGAGCATGTCGTGCCGTCGACGGAGATGCCGGTCGCCCTTGCGGCGGTGGCACGGGCGGTGGCCCGCCACAAGCGGATTGATGAGCCGGAAGACCTCGATCAGTGGCTTGGAGCGCGCGCGCCGGATGAGCAGGCGGAGCGGATCGCCAGTGCGCTCGTGGGTGACGGGCGTCGCGCACTGCTTCTGGGCGGACTGGCCGACAGCCATCCGGCTGGAGCCGAGTTGCGCTATCTCGCCGGTGTCATCGCGCGTCTGACGGGTGCCGATTATGGCGAGCTGACACCGGGTGCGAACACCGCGGGTGGCTGGCTCGCGGGTGCGGTCCCCAATCGTCGCGCCGATGGTCAGGCCACCAATGGCCTGGATCGGGCGGCGATGCTGTCCTCGCCGCGATCGGGCTATGTGTTGCTCAACGTCGAGCCGGAACACGATTTCTTCGACGGTGCCGAAGCGATCCAGGCGCTGGCTGCCAGCGAGACGCTGGTCGCCATGTCGGCCTATGATTCGCCGGCCCTGCGGGCTCATGCGGATGTGCTGCTTCCGGTGGCCACACTGGGCGAGACGGCGGGCACGCTGATCAATGCCGAGGGGCGCTGGCAGACCTTCGCGGGCGTTGGTTACCCACAGGGTGACGCGCGTCCGGCATGGCGGTTGCTACGGGTTCTGGCCAACGTCCTCGAGCTCGACGGGTTCGAGTACCAGGCCCCCGATGAGATTCATCGCGAGGTGCAGGCGCTGGCGGCAGGATCGGGTGTGGCGCGGCCATCAGTGGCGGTGACGGCCAGTGCACCGGCGGTCGATGGTCTGACCCGGATTGGTTATCCCGCCATGTTCGGAGTCGACGCGCTCACGCGTCATGCTGAATCCCTTCAGCAGACCGACCATGCGGCGGCCGCGTCGGCGGTCCTGAATCCGGCGGATGCCCGGCGGCTGGGGGTCGCGTCGGCGGATACGGTCGCAGTCCAGCAGGGCGGCGACCGGCGGACGCTACCGCTGTCGGTCAGTGATGACATTCCCGTTGGCAGCGTCTGGATACCAGCGGGTGTTGAGGGAAGTGAAGGCCTGGGTGCGCTGATGGGGCCGATTGAGGTGGCCGCAGCCGGAGCCGGCGAATGA